The following coding sequences are from one Paenibacillus sp. FSL R5-0912 window:
- a CDS encoding AraC family transcriptional regulator, whose product MKSRPSDRIKMPPGFWAGINHIGIASRDVARHAQLPVSIITESSVTTAQYFAIWQAYSELTGDTAEGIIKLAAAFETTQYPPAVLALYHARDYRDALKRMARYKQLCPPESLRIKEENGHCTVELEWLNTEASGPPVLAGITLAFLLELGRKGTGRHLKAQSVEFTQSMGDARVLEAYFGCAIQAGGQCNRLTLHRSDLDLPFVSYNEELLEILTPALDRSLDELHDNRSITGRVKMVIKHSLAGGCPGIQAAAKELKMSGRTLQRRLTDDNTTFKQLLTEVRHEQALEYLADPSLDIKEVAYLLGYEDQNSFYRAFRLWEGDTPSKWRAEHLPDAGIS is encoded by the coding sequence ATGAAGTCTCGTCCCTCTGACCGAATTAAAATGCCTCCGGGATTCTGGGCAGGCATAAATCACATAGGAATTGCCTCCCGCGACGTGGCCCGCCATGCACAGCTGCCTGTATCGATAATAACGGAATCCTCAGTCACCACTGCCCAATATTTCGCAATCTGGCAGGCGTATTCCGAGCTCACCGGGGACACTGCAGAGGGGATCATCAAGCTTGCAGCCGCCTTTGAAACCACACAGTATCCCCCAGCCGTCTTAGCGTTGTATCACGCCCGCGACTACCGCGATGCTCTGAAACGTATGGCCAGATACAAACAGCTGTGTCCTCCCGAAAGTCTGCGGATCAAGGAGGAGAACGGGCATTGTACAGTTGAACTGGAGTGGCTGAATACCGAAGCATCCGGTCCGCCGGTGCTGGCAGGGATCACTTTGGCCTTTCTTTTGGAGCTTGGGAGGAAGGGGACAGGCCGTCACTTGAAGGCACAGTCCGTCGAATTTACGCAGTCCATGGGCGATGCACGGGTCCTCGAAGCCTACTTCGGCTGTGCAATCCAGGCAGGCGGGCAATGTAACCGGCTGACGCTGCATCGAAGTGATCTAGATCTTCCCTTTGTATCGTATAACGAAGAGCTGCTGGAGATCCTGACGCCCGCTCTGGACCGGTCACTCGATGAACTGCATGACAACCGCTCTATTACCGGAAGGGTCAAAATGGTCATTAAACATAGCCTTGCAGGAGGATGCCCCGGCATTCAGGCCGCTGCGAAGGAGCTTAAGATGAGCGGCCGGACCCTGCAACGCCGGCTGACTGACGACAATACGACCTTCAAGCAGCTGTTGACAGAAGTCCGGCATGAGCAGGCCCTGGAGTACCTGGCAGACCCTTCGCTTGATATTAAAGAAGTGGCTTACCTGCTTGGCTACGAGGACCAGAACTCATTCTACCGTGCTTTCCGTCTGTGGGAGGGGGACACCCCTTCGAAGTGGCGTGCTGAGCATCTTCCGGATGCCGGCATATCGTGA
- a CDS encoding SDR family NAD(P)-dependent oxidoreductase: MDMGLNNTTAFVTGSTKGIGKAIAIELAKEGVNVLVNGRNYEEAERTVSELKMNFPATSPQNAAADIVDASQRQALFAKFPSVDILINNMGIYELMQYEDVDDDIWEKYFRTNVLAANGLTKLYIPGMLKKDFGRILFIASEEAVMPSGQMPQYAMTKSMLLSLSKSLSKLTAGTEVTVNTIMPGPTLSENVQQIIDGMYPEEKLTFAEKEKKFMAASLPQSELQRFIKPMEIGRLAAFVCSPHAAAFKGSPIRMDGGMVPVIY; the protein is encoded by the coding sequence ATGGATATGGGATTAAACAACACAACAGCATTCGTTACAGGATCTACGAAAGGCATAGGGAAAGCTATTGCTATAGAGCTTGCCAAGGAAGGCGTTAACGTACTGGTCAATGGAAGGAATTACGAAGAGGCAGAGCGGACCGTCAGTGAATTGAAGATGAATTTCCCGGCCACCTCTCCTCAGAATGCCGCTGCGGATATAGTGGACGCTTCACAAAGGCAAGCTTTATTCGCAAAATTCCCCAGCGTTGATATTCTGATCAACAATATGGGCATTTATGAATTGATGCAGTATGAGGATGTTGACGATGACATATGGGAGAAGTATTTCCGTACGAATGTGCTTGCTGCAAACGGATTAACGAAATTATATATACCTGGAATGTTGAAAAAAGACTTCGGCCGTATCCTTTTCATCGCCAGTGAAGAAGCCGTCATGCCTTCAGGACAAATGCCTCAATATGCAATGACCAAATCTATGCTGCTGTCCTTGTCCAAGAGTCTGTCCAAACTTACAGCAGGAACTGAGGTTACGGTTAATACAATCATGCCTGGACCTACATTGTCTGAAAATGTGCAGCAAATCATTGACGGGATGTATCCTGAGGAGAAGCTAACGTTTGCAGAAAAAGAGAAGAAATTCATGGCTGCAAGTCTGCCGCAATCTGAATTACAGCGTTTCATCAAGCCTATGGAGATCGGCAGACTGGCTGCTTTTGTATGCAGTCCCCATGCGGCAGCATTTAAAGGCTCTCCAATCCGTATGGATGGTGGAATGGTGCCGGTTATTTACTGA
- a CDS encoding zinc dependent phospholipase C family protein has translation MPNIWMHLEYGQQLAGEFRSRFPFLHHLQQQEQLYNLGCQGPDFLLYHSFLPWSKDAGALHLGDLMHTQHCGPVLIDCWEAARTLEGPEADQARLYFLGFLTHHLLDRNLHPFINWKAGYKFRDHQRFEIDLDTLFMKRLRGINTWQNAAWTRIDAGPRLPEPVHHILHTTALRHYPEAMGKLPSDIWQSSYRDMVLAHRCLYDPKGWKKALAWGRTRRLFSRKLTAHEEELDYLNDQHAEWRHSALYSEVRTESVWELWEQALEEGRTVLTALADWLECTDAAAAEHKFGLFRSVLGDRSYDTGKECSMNLQNQYAEPIWSSLPGS, from the coding sequence ATGCCTAATATCTGGATGCATCTCGAATACGGGCAACAGCTGGCCGGGGAATTCCGCAGCCGGTTCCCGTTCTTACATCATCTGCAGCAGCAGGAACAGTTGTATAATCTCGGATGTCAGGGCCCTGATTTCCTGCTGTATCATAGTTTTCTGCCCTGGAGCAAGGATGCGGGGGCCCTTCATCTCGGGGATCTGATGCATACGCAGCACTGCGGGCCTGTGCTTATTGATTGCTGGGAAGCTGCGCGGACTCTCGAAGGGCCGGAGGCGGACCAGGCCCGGCTCTATTTCCTTGGCTTCCTGACTCATCATCTGCTGGACCGGAACCTGCACCCATTCATTAATTGGAAGGCAGGCTACAAATTCCGCGATCACCAGCGGTTCGAGATCGATTTGGATACCTTGTTCATGAAGCGGCTGCGGGGCATCAATACCTGGCAGAATGCTGCCTGGACAAGAATTGACGCAGGTCCCCGGCTACCTGAGCCGGTTCATCATATTCTTCACACCACTGCACTCCGGCACTATCCGGAAGCCATGGGCAAGCTGCCCTCCGACATCTGGCAGAGCTCCTACCGGGATATGGTGCTGGCTCACAGATGTCTTTATGACCCGAAGGGCTGGAAGAAGGCCCTCGCCTGGGGCCGCACCCGGCGTCTGTTCTCCCGGAAGCTGACTGCCCACGAAGAGGAGCTGGATTATCTGAATGACCAACACGCCGAGTGGCGGCATTCCGCACTGTATTCCGAGGTCCGGACGGAATCCGTCTGGGAGCTGTGGGAGCAGGCGCTGGAGGAAGGCCGGACTGTGCTCACCGCGCTCGCTGATTGGCTGGAATGTACGGACGCTGCGGCTGCAGAGCATAAGTTCGGGCTTTTCAGATCCGTGCTGGGCGACCGTTCGTACGATACGGGCAAGGAATGCAGCATGAACCTGCAGAACCAATATGCAGAGCCCATCTGGTCCAGCCTGCCTGGCAGCTGA
- a CDS encoding class I SAM-dependent methyltransferase, with product MDTRLIFNEDAANYDKWRPSYCEELFQDIIAYSRTGQGGKAIEIGIGTGQATRPFLETGCELAAIELGADLAEYSQLKFREHKNFRVHNTTFEEFTGPDESVDLIYSATAFHWIPEHIGYPKAFKLLKAGGTLAIFWNRPFAAREDDELHQHIQRIYQQYRPSNTKLIEHDTERYNAISQNLHTYGFRDIQLKLYHLTRSFSSADYIALLNTYSDHRSMPSAIKAPFEEEIRAAINKFGDVMTIYDTIDLHLGRK from the coding sequence ATGGATACACGGTTAATATTCAATGAGGATGCGGCGAATTATGATAAATGGAGGCCGTCCTATTGTGAGGAATTGTTCCAGGACATTATAGCGTATTCCCGGACCGGACAGGGCGGCAAGGCTATTGAAATCGGGATCGGAACGGGCCAGGCCACCCGGCCTTTTCTGGAAACGGGCTGCGAATTAGCGGCCATTGAACTTGGGGCAGACCTTGCGGAATACTCACAACTAAAGTTCCGGGAACACAAGAATTTCAGAGTGCACAATACGACTTTTGAAGAATTCACAGGTCCGGACGAGAGTGTAGACCTCATTTACTCCGCTACTGCATTTCATTGGATTCCAGAGCACATAGGTTATCCGAAGGCATTCAAATTGTTAAAAGCCGGCGGCACACTGGCCATATTCTGGAACCGGCCTTTTGCAGCACGGGAGGATGACGAATTACATCAGCATATTCAGCGTATTTACCAGCAGTACAGGCCCTCAAATACCAAATTAATCGAACATGATACGGAAAGATATAATGCCATCTCACAGAATCTGCATACCTACGGGTTCAGGGATATCCAGCTTAAGCTGTATCACCTAACCAGAAGCTTCTCCTCAGCGGATTACATTGCCTTACTCAATACATATTCAGACCATAGAAGTATGCCTTCTGCCATTAAAGCGCCGTTTGAGGAAGAGATCAGAGCGGCCATCAATAAGTTCGGCGATGTGATGACTATATATGATACGATCGACCTGCATTTGGGCAGAAAATGA
- a CDS encoding GNAT family N-acetyltransferase — MPDMLVKLYDLPDNEALLERLRGEGIAIKRAMTGDKQAIVDFVGRHFTNSWRNECETAFAHLPVHCYIAVKQGEVIGFACHDVVVKNFFGPTGVLEDYRGLGIGKALLLECLSAMHRNGYGYAIIGWVVDAVPFYEKSVGAIAVPDSFPGVFRDLISMD, encoded by the coding sequence ATGCCTGATATGCTTGTTAAGCTATATGATCTGCCGGACAATGAGGCACTACTGGAACGTCTGCGGGGAGAAGGAATTGCCATTAAACGGGCGATGACCGGGGATAAGCAGGCCATCGTGGATTTCGTCGGCCGCCATTTCACGAATAGCTGGCGGAATGAATGCGAGACGGCCTTCGCGCATCTGCCCGTCCATTGCTATATTGCTGTGAAGCAGGGCGAAGTAATCGGCTTTGCCTGTCACGATGTTGTTGTGAAGAACTTCTTCGGCCCGACCGGCGTACTGGAGGATTACCGGGGCCTCGGCATCGGGAAGGCACTGCTGCTGGAATGCCTGTCCGCGATGCACCGGAACGGCTACGGCTACGCCATTATCGGCTGGGTCGTGGACGCAGTGCCTTTCTATGAGAAGAGTGTCGGCGCGATTGCGGTCCCTGATTCTTTTCCCGGTGTATTCCGCGACTTGATCAGTATGGACTGA